From Vigna unguiculata cultivar IT97K-499-35 chromosome 5, ASM411807v1, whole genome shotgun sequence, the proteins below share one genomic window:
- the LOC114185937 gene encoding mitochondrial-processing peptidase subunit alpha-like, with translation MYRAASSRLTLLKGNGRTAGDSRFASRGVFSWLGEGSSGSLPPLHTPLRGFPPPSSLPDYVEPGKTKITTLSNGLKIASETSPNPAASVGLYVDCGSLYESPLSSGASHLLEKMAFKSTTNRSHFRVVREVEAVGGNVGATASREQMGYTFDALRTYVPQMIELLVDSVRNPAFLDWEVNEELRKVKEEIGDIAINPQRLLMEAVHSAGYSGALAMPLFATETALNRLNGPILEEFVAENYTAPRMVLAASGVEHEELLSVAEPLLSDLPSVPRSEEPSSTYVGGDFRQQRESGVAHVAIAFEVPGGWKQEKEAVLLTVLQMLMGGGGSFSAGGPGKGMHSRLYLRVLNEYQQIHCFSAFNSLFNNTGLFGIYATTSSDFVEKAVDLAARELIALASQGQVSQVQLDRAKESTKSAVLMNLESRMIASEDIGRQILTYGERKPIEQFLKEVDSITLNDISKFSQKIISSPLTMASCGDVMNVPSYESVSSKFHAK, from the exons ATGTATAGAGCTGCATCTTCACGTCTCACCCTTCTCAAG GGAAATGGGAGAACCGCGGGAGACTCTAGATTTGCCTCGCGAGGTGTATTCAGCTGGCTTGGTGAGGGATCTTCCGGTTCTCTTCCTCCTCTGCACACCCCACTTAGAGGGTTTCCCCCTCCATCTTCACTGCCAGATTATGTTGAACCAGGAAAGACCAAGATCACAACTCTCTCCAATGGTCTAAAAATAGCATCAGAAACCTCACCA AACCCTGCTGCCTCAGTAGGGTTATATGTTGACTGTGGTTCCCTCTATGAGTCGCCATTGTCAAGCGGGGCATCGCACCTGCTAGAGAAAATGGCTTTCAAGAGCACGACAAACCGAAGCCACTTTCGTGTTGTAAGGGAAGTGGAAGCAGTGGGTGGTAATGTAGGAGCCACAGCCTCTCGGGAGCAAATGGGCTACACTTTTGATGCTCTGAGAACCTATGTCCCACAAATGATTGAATTGCTGGTTGACTCTGTAAGGAATCCGGCCTTCTTGGATTGGGAGGTCAACGAAGAg CTTCGAAAGGTGAAAGAAGAGATAGGAGATATAGCAATCAATCCACAGCGCCTACTTATGGAGGCAGTTCACTCTGCTGGTTATTCTGGAGCATTGGCTATGCCACTTTTTGCTACTGAAACAGCACTGAACAGATTAAATGGCCCCATTTTAGAGGAATTTGTTGCC GAGAATTATACTGCACCTAGAATGGTACTTGCAGCATCTGGGGTTGAGCATGAAGAACTTCTATCCGTTGCTGAACCACTTCTCTCTGATCTACCAAGTGTTCCGCGTTCTGAAGAACCAAGTTCTACATATGTTGGGGGTGATTTTCGTCAACAACGTGAATCAGGG GTTGCACATGTAGCTATTGCCTTTGAAGTGCCTGGTGGCTGGAAACAAGAGAAAGAAGCTGTTCTTTTGACCGTTCTACAG ATGCTTATGGGAGGAGGTGGGTCATTCTCAGCTGGGGGACCTGGAAAGGGAATGCACTCAAGGCTTT ATCTTCGTGTCTTGAATGAATATCAACAGATTCACTGTTTTTCTGCATTCAACAGTCTCTTCAACAATACAGGGTTATTTGGCATATATGCAACCACA AGCTCTGATTTTGTGGAAAAAGCTGTGGACCTAGCAGCCAGAGAATTAATAGCACTCGCATCACAAGGACAAG TTTCACAGGTACAACTTGACCGTGCCAAGGAATCCACGAAGTCTGCAGTATTAATGAATTTAGAGTCCAGA ATGATTGCATCAGAGGACATAGGAAGACAGATATTGACTTACGGAGAAAG GAAGCCAATAGAGCAGTTCTTAAAGGAAGTAGATTCAATCACTTTGAATGATATCTCTAAATTTTCTCAGAAGATTATTTCCTCACCTCTCACTATGGCATCCTGTGGGGATG TTATGAATGTCCCAAGTTATGAATCCGTTAGCAGCAAGTTCCACGCAAAATGA
- the LOC114186278 gene encoding protein IQ-DOMAIN 14-like, with amino-acid sequence MGKATRWLKGLLGMKKERDCCGYSGSLASDKREKKQSEKNEESHITPSTIDHRRRFYVAKKEGVKNKQVTGVAVERSKRSNRYTLMIGSKEGWAAVSIQSIFRGYLARKALRALKGLVKIQALVRGYLVRKRVAATLHSVQAMIRAQAVARSVRARRSMDKENRFHPESPSRKYVQQFDETRHYQSRNRRARIYCKTPLNGFDESSKVFEVDTGMAHSRSRSINTAMSECGEELHYQAMSSSLPCPVQGRISLHERHQHPQEFEWFFNLDEGNNFSSAHNTPRLSKCMMPATPLKSVCGDTFRPCSDFPNYMANTHSSMAKLRSHSAPKQRPELRKRLSISDIMASRNSVSGVGKQWLSNPKTQDYYVFDKVI; translated from the exons ATGGGCAAAGCTACTAGATGGTTGAAGGGGTTGCTGGGaatgaagaaagagagagacTGTTGTGGCTATTCTGGCTCACTGGCTTCTGACAAGAGGGAAAAGAAACAATCGGAGAAGAATGAAGAGAGTCACATTACACCATCTACCATTGATCATAGGCGCAGATTCTATGTTGCCAAAAAAGAGGGTGTGAAGAACAAACAGGTAACTGGTGTGGCAGTTGAGAGATCAAAAAGGAGTAACAGATACACCTTGATGATTGGAAGCAAGGAGGGTTGGGCTGCTGTGTCAATTCAATCCATCTTCAGAGGTTATTTG GCGCGAAAAGCTCTTAGAGCACTCAAAGGATTGGTTAAGATACAGGCTCTTGTTAGAGGATATCTAGTTCGAAAAAGGGTTGCTGCAACTCTTCACAGTGTGCAAGCAATGATAAGAGCTCAAGCTGTTGCTCGATCAGTTCGAGCTCGTCGTTCCATGGACAAGGAGAACAGATTTCATCCAGAATCTCCTTCCAGAAAATATGTG CAACAGTTTGATGAAACGAGACATTACCAATCTCGCAATAGAAGGGCACGCATATACTGCAAGACACCATTGAATGGATTTGATGAGAGCTCAAAAGTTTTTGAGGTTGACACTGGCATGGCTCATTCAAGATCTCGGAGCATTAACACTGCAATGTCTGAATGTGGAGAAGAGCTGCATTATCAAGCAATGTCCTCCTCTCTTCCATGTCCAGTTCAAGGTCGAATCTCTCTTCATGAAAGGCATCAGCACCCTCAAGAGTTTGAATGGTTCTTCAATCTTGATGAAGGTAACAATTTCTCCTCAGCACACAACACCCCTCGTTTATCAAAATGTATGATGCCAGCTACCCCATTGAAGAGTGTTTGTGGTGACACCTTTAGGCCTTGCTCCGATTTCCCTAACTACATGGCCAATACTCACTCTTCTATGGCCAAACTAAGATCTCACAGTGCTCCCAAGCAAAGACCTGAACTCAGAAAAAGGCTTTCAATCAGTGATATTATGGCATCCAGAAACAGTGTTAGTGGCGTTGGAAAACAGTGGTTATCCAACCCAAAAACTCAAGATTACTATGTCTTTGACAAGGTTATTTAG
- the LOC114184793 gene encoding uncharacterized protein LOC114184793, whose translation MIADMQALESSHTWELVPLPSRKKVVGCRWVYAIKVGFDDHVDRLKARLSLHQLDIKNAFLHGDLEDEVYMEQPPGLVAQRESGNDTARISQLKEHLCRNFQTKDLGSLKYFLGIEVAQSKDGVVISQRKYALYILQEIDMINYRPIDSPMNPNQKLTTEEGKLFSNLERYRRLVGKLIYLTITRLGLSFAVGVVSQFMQTPCLGHWNAIIRILRYLKKAPEEGLLYEDKGNFQIFGYYDADWAGSPIDRRSTTGYCVFLGGNVIYWKSKKQNVVAQSTTEAEYRAMASLMCELIWVKQFLQELNLCEIQTMKMYCDNQAALHIASNLVFHERTKHIEIDCHFVQEKLMTKEICTKFVRSNDQLAYLLIKSLRGPQIEFICSKLGSYNLYVSA comes from the exons ATGATTGCAGATATGCAGGCTCTTGAAAGCAGTCATACTTGGGAGCTCGTGCCACTCCCATCACGAAAAAAGGTTGTTGGTTGTCGATGGGTGTATGCAATTAAAGTTGGCTTTGATGATCATGTTGATCGCCTCAAAGCCCGATTA TCGCTTCATCAATTGGATATCAAAAATGCCTTCCTTCATGGTGATCTTGAGGATGAAGtttacatggagcaacctcctgggttaGTTGCTCAGAGGGAGTCTG GAAATGATACTGCTAGAATATCTCAACTCAAGGAGCACTTGTGTAGAAATTTTCAAACGAAGGATCTCGGAAGCCTCAAATATTTCTTGGGCATTGAAGTAGCTCAgtcaaaagatggagttgtaaTCTCTCAAAGGAAATATGCTCTTTATATATTACAAGAAATAGACATGATTAACTACAGACCAATAGATAGTCCTATGAACCCAAATCAAAAGTTAACAACAGAAGAAGGCAAATTATTCTCCAATCTAGAGAGATATAGGAGGCTTGTTGGAAAGTTAATTTATCTCACTATTACGAGGCTTGGTCTGTCTTTTGCAGTTGGAGTTGTTAGTCAGTTTATGCAGACTCCATGTCTTGGACATTGGAATGCCATCATTCGTATTTTAAGGTACCTCAAGAAGGCTCCAGAAGAAGGTTTGCTATATGAAGATAAAggaaattttcaaatctttGGGTACTatgatgctgattgggcaggcTCCCCTATTGATAGACGCTCTACTACGGGATATTGTGTCTTCCTTGGAGGAAATGTTATCTAttggaaaagtaagaagcaaAATGTGGTGGCCCAATCCaccactgaagctgaatatcgGGCAATGGCGTCTCTCATGTGTGAACTCATATGGGTAAAGCAATTTCTTCAAGAGCTTAACTTATGTGAAATTCAGACCATGAAAATGTACTGTGATAACCAGGCTGCTCTCCACATTGCATCAAATCTagtgtttcatgagagaactAAACACATAGAAATTGACTGCCACTTTGTTCAAGAAAAATTGATGACAAAGGAAATTTGTACTAAGTTTGTTAGGTCAAATGACCAACTTGCATATTTGTTGATCAAGTCATTAAGGGGACCTCAGATTGAGTTCATTTGTTCCAAGCTTGGTTCATACAATTTATATGTttcagcttga